The Opitutales bacterium genome includes a region encoding these proteins:
- a CDS encoding alginate export family protein, whose translation MCLFVPEAYSRTQSKDYNLDISGEIRIGYVTRDNAGDSNKSFDFLSNSNRNDNDFLYTRSSLSVALKADERTSARVTIRDQRAFGDQRDPSPREDWIDLYEAYLDVGLTDVSTLRLGRQEVAFGSRLIVGTPNYRDGRSYDAVHLKLKGERHTLNAAIGRQVERDRASFNLSSSQPWMAAIFLDSPASHDDHLSWDSTLAFKHQNTDSRNPIDIGTWGIRLKSPKSISPWFWSAEAAYQFGSINRSNERLDHAAWLFQGRIGRKFADLPGSPTITLEYLHSPGDSDSNDGKSETWDLMFFGGAHPRSGRMDLTGWRNIQYLALTTQAKPYQGVTVGASTTGYWIENTQDGFYAQGGNSPRNRNGYGIRPEASKDIGWEFMLWAKWKHKAGFSLLIEAGHFAVGDYVEESLAASGGAENAQLLSITGGYKF comes from the coding sequence ATGTGCCTTTTCGTTCCTGAAGCCTATTCACGAACTCAAAGTAAAGATTATAATCTAGATATATCCGGAGAGATACGCATCGGATATGTCACAAGAGATAATGCTGGCGATTCCAATAAGTCCTTTGACTTTCTTTCTAACTCCAACAGAAATGATAATGATTTCCTATACACACGCAGCTCGTTAAGTGTTGCCCTAAAAGCCGATGAACGAACTTCAGCTCGTGTAACGATTCGAGATCAACGTGCATTTGGAGACCAACGCGACCCGAGTCCACGTGAAGACTGGATCGACCTGTATGAGGCCTACCTGGATGTCGGACTCACGGATGTATCGACTCTCCGACTCGGTCGCCAGGAAGTCGCGTTCGGTAGCAGGCTGATCGTGGGGACCCCGAACTATCGGGATGGACGCTCGTATGATGCGGTTCATCTCAAACTTAAGGGAGAACGCCACACATTAAATGCTGCCATCGGCAGACAAGTAGAGCGCGATCGGGCCAGCTTCAATCTCAGCTCCAGCCAGCCTTGGATGGCAGCGATTTTCCTAGATTCTCCAGCAAGCCATGACGATCACCTCAGCTGGGATAGTACACTCGCATTCAAACATCAAAATACGGATTCGAGAAACCCAATAGACATCGGGACATGGGGCATCCGGCTAAAGTCTCCAAAATCAATCAGCCCATGGTTTTGGTCAGCAGAAGCAGCTTATCAATTTGGTAGTATCAACCGATCCAACGAACGGCTCGATCATGCTGCATGGCTTTTCCAAGGTAGGATCGGTCGCAAGTTCGCAGACCTTCCAGGGAGTCCCACGATCACTCTAGAATATCTTCACTCGCCTGGAGACAGCGATAGTAACGACGGCAAAAGTGAAACATGGGATCTCATGTTTTTCGGTGGCGCTCACCCCCGCTCGGGCCGTATGGATCTGACCGGATGGAGGAACATCCAATACCTGGCTCTCACGACTCAGGCCAAGCCGTATCAAGGGGTCACGGTCGGAGCATCCACCACCGGATATTGGATCGAAAATACCCAGGATGGTTTCTATGCCCAAGGCGGCAATTCCCCACGCAACAGAAACGGCTACGGCATCCGTCCTGAAGCATCAAAAGACATTGGCTGGGAGTTCATGCTCTGGGCAAAGTGGAAGCACAAGGCTGGTTTCTCACTCTTGATCGAAGCCGGACACTTCGCTGTGGGAGACTACGTTGAAGAATCTTTGGCCGCCAGCGGCGGAGCAGAGAATGCTCAGCTTCTATCGATCACCGGAGGTTATAAATTCTAA